A genomic region of Elephas maximus indicus isolate mEleMax1 chromosome 10, mEleMax1 primary haplotype, whole genome shotgun sequence contains the following coding sequences:
- the PSMC6 gene encoding 26S proteasome regulatory subunit 10B: MGRRGQAERAGSPLEPAPSKEVLLPRPAPSPARAAMAIPGIPYERRLLIMADPRDKALQDYRKKLLEHKEIDGRLKELREQLKELTKQYEKSENDLKALQSVGQIVGEVLKQLTEEKFIVKATNGPRYVVGCRRQLDKSKLKPGTRVALDMTTLTIMRYLPREVDPLVYNMSHEDPGNVSYSEIGGLSEQIRELREVIELPLTNPELFQRVGIIPPKGCLLYGPPGTGKTLLARAVASQLDCNFLKVVSSSIVDKYIGESARLIREMFNYARDHQPCIIFMDEIDAIGGRRFSEGTSADREIQRTLMELLNQMDGFDTLHRVKMIMATNRPDTLDPALLRPGRLDRKIHIDLPNEQARLDILKIHAGPITKHGEIDYEAIVKLSDGFNGADLRNVCTEAGMFAIRADHDFVVQEDFMKAVRKVADSKKLESKLDYKPV, encoded by the exons atggggaggcggggccaagcgGAAAGGGCGGGGTCTCCCCTTGAACCCGCCCCCTCCAAGGAGGTTCTCCTCCCTCGCCCCGCCCCTTCCCCCGCCCGGGCGGCCATGGCCATTCCCGGCATCCCTTATGAGCGACGGCTTCTCATCATGGCGGACCCTAGAGATAAGGCGCTTCAGGACTACCGCAAGAAGCTGCTGGAGCACAAGGAGATCGACGGCCGTCTAAAGGAAT TAAGGGAACAATTAAAAGAACTTACCAAGCAGTATGAAAAGTCTGAAAATGATCTGAAGGCCCTACAAAGTGTTGGGCAG atTGTGGGTGAAGTACTTAAGCAattaactgaagaaaaat TCATTGTTAAAGCTACAAATGGACCAAGATATGTTGTGGGTTGTCGTCGACAG CTTGACAAAAGTAAGCTGAAGCCAGGAACAAGAGTTGCTTTGGATATGACTACACTAACTATCATGAG ATACTTGCCAAGAGAAGTGGATCCACTGGTTTACAACATGTCGCATGAGGACCCTGGGAATGTTTCTTATTCTGAGATTGGAGGGCTATCAGAACAGATCCGAGAATTAAGAGAG GTAATAGAGCTACCTCTTACAAACCCAGAATTGTTCCAGCGTGTAGGAATAATACCTCCAAAAGGCTGTTTGTTATATGGACCACCAG GTACAGGAAAAACACTCTTGGCACGAGCTGTTGCTAGCCAGCTGGACTGTAATTTCTTAAAG GTTGTATCTAGTTCTATTGTAGACAAGTACATTGGTGAAAGTGCTCGTTTGATCAGAGAAATGTTTAATTATGCCAGGGACCATCAACCATGCATCATTTTTATGGATGAAATAGACGCTATTG GTGGTCGTCGTTTTTCTGAGGGTACTTCAGCTGATAGAGAGATTCAGAGAACCTTAATGGAG TTACTGAACCAAATGGATGGATTTGATACTCTGCATAGAGTTAAAATGATCATGGCTACAAACAGACCAGATACACTGGATCCTGCTTTGCTGCGTCcaggaagattagataggaaaataC ACATTGATTTACCAAATGAACAAGCAAGATTAGATATATTGAAAATCCATGCAGGTCCCATTACAAAGCATGGTGAAATAG ATTATGAAGCAATTGTGAAGCTTTCAGATGGCTTTAATGGTGCAGACCTGAGAAACGTTTGCACTGAAGCAG GTATGTTTGCAATTCGTGCTGATCATGATTTTGTAGTACAGGAGGACTTCATGAAAGCAGTTAGAAAAGTGGCTGATTCTAAGAAGCTAGAGTCTAAATTGGACTACAAACCTGTATAA